TCTCCCCTGCGCGCCTACCATTTCGTCTTAAAATACGCTTTTGAAGCCATACAAATCGGCGACTTTCAACACCCTTCCATCCCCACGGGCGGTGGGATCTTCGCCAATGAAATTAAAGCTGCCGTAGGGCGGGAAGCTCTCTCCACACTTTCTTTTAACCTGTTCAAACAACCCGTGAGCGCAATCTGGAGACAAGGCACGGATTTTAACGCCCGACTCACACTATCTTCCAAACTTTTGGGATCAGTTGCAAATTATATCAAACTTCGCACGGAACTCTATCGGCACCAGCAACTTATCGCAGGACACATCCTCTCGCTCGGCGTCAAAACAGGGGGCATCTGGGGGAGTCCACCCTTTTACGAACGCTTTTATCTCGATGGAGATAATCAACTCAGAGGTATAGAACGCCGCGTTATTGGGCCAGAAGGCGGCACCTTGTTTTTTGCGGCTGAAGCCCTCTATGCCATCGATCTCAAAACCCTGGGGCGGGTATATGCCTTTGCCGAAAGTGGCGGTGTACATCGCTCTGTAAATGGCAAAAATCGGCGAGATGCCGACTTCGCTTTTGGCGTGGGCATGCTGCTCTTTAACCGCGTAGATATCAGCTATGGAATCAGCACGGGAACACTCATCGTAAAATCACATCGCTTTGCCGGCGTCAAAATTGGTCTGTGAGGACGAGATGGCCCGGTTCTTCATCATCCAGACACTCACAGTTTGCACGCTTGCCAGCATGCAACCCGTACTTGCACAACACATACCGCAAGACAGTCTTTATATTTATGTACAAGCCGACACCCTGCGCCTCGATGCAACCATCGATTCTCTCTTTTCAAAACGAGCCATTGACGCCATTGAATCGGGCATGACGACATCTATCGCCGTGCAATTTCGCCTGCGGACAGGCCGCGGAGATAATCTGGGACAAAGCAGCCTGCTCAGGCGTTTGGAACACGACATCTGGGAAGGGCAATATCGCCTCATCCAGCAATCCGCACGACCAGACACGCAGATTACGTCTCATTTTGAAGACATTCGACGCGCGTGTTCTGACCTTCAGGGCGTCGCACTGGCTCAGCTTCCCTTTCCCGACGAGCCTATCACTTTGCAGGTGCGGATAGACGTAAACCCGATCTCGCCCGAGCAACGAGAACGCACGCGACAATGGCTCAAGATAATTGAAAAAGGCAGCTTTCTCGAATTCTTTTTCACCCTGGACAGATCCACATCTCCTGAATGGATTGACCTGTTCAGATTTCGCCCCAGCGCGCTCCCATATCTTCTTGACTGAATAACATTCTGCCTGGAGACACAACCATGAGATCTATTCCCTTGCGCTGGCGCATCATCGCCTCCCTGAT
This Gemmatimonadota bacterium DNA region includes the following protein-coding sequences:
- a CDS encoding BamA/TamA family outer membrane protein, with translation MYKYLILLCLFATPALGQIGHEIEKIEVRGNEKTRAEIIRQVLPIKVGDNLREGDIDRCRVVLERLLLFRTAFVNVKPGAEKDKAILVVYVQEKRFGDLGMSLEYSELDGFGASANAHYANLRGEGKLVGVEYGLGERFKYWGFHYSDPLFLKTNQAFHIQVTGSSADRDIFRDRNPDIRGRYDLERIGFAMGFGQPSPLRAYHFVLKYAFEAIQIGDFQHPSIPTGGGIFANEIKAAVGREALSTLSFNLFKQPVSAIWRQGTDFNARLTLSSKLLGSVANYIKLRTELYRHQQLIAGHILSLGVKTGGIWGSPPFYERFYLDGDNQLRGIERRVIGPEGGTLFFAAEALYAIDLKTLGRVYAFAESGGVHRSVNGKNRRDADFAFGVGMLLFNRVDISYGISTGTLIVKSHRFAGVKIGL
- a CDS encoding DUF4390 domain-containing protein yields the protein MARFFIIQTLTVCTLASMQPVLAQHIPQDSLYIYVQADTLRLDATIDSLFSKRAIDAIESGMTTSIAVQFRLRTGRGDNLGQSSLLRRLEHDIWEGQYRLIQQSARPDTQITSHFEDIRRACSDLQGVALAQLPFPDEPITLQVRIDVNPISPEQRERTRQWLKIIEKGSFLEFFFTLDRSTSPEWIDLFRFRPSALPYLLD